The following proteins are encoded in a genomic region of Mycoplasma sp. NEAQ87857:
- the rplO gene encoding 50S ribosomal protein L15 — MRLNELSYTEGSRPEKHRKGRGHAAGKGKQAGKGQSGQNKRKGHRLGFEGGQTPWFRRIGKRGFKNVNHVEYQVVNLVQLENNYQANEEVTIESLFAKGLVKRTMPIKLLANGTLSKALTIKVHKVSAAAKEAVEAAGGKVEEL; from the coding sequence ATTAGATTAAACGAATTATCTTACACAGAAGGTTCAAGACCAGAAAAACACCGTAAAGGTCGTGGACACGCTGCTGGTAAAGGTAAACAAGCTGGTAAAGGTCAATCAGGTCAAAACAAACGTAAAGGTCATAGATTAGGATTCGAAGGGGGTCAAACTCCATGATTCCGTCGTATTGGAAAACGTGGATTTAAAAACGTAAATCACGTTGAATACCAAGTGGTTAACTTAGTTCAATTAGAAAATAACTATCAAGCAAATGAAGAAGTAACAATCGAATCACTTTTTGCTAAAGGATTAGTAAAAAGAACAATGCCTATTAAACTTTTAGCTAATGGTACATTATCAAAAGCTCTTACAATTAAAGTGCACAAAGTAAGTGCTGCTGCTAAAGAAGCTGTAGAAGCTGCTGGCGGAAAAGTTGAAGAATTATAA
- the rplE gene encoding 50S ribosomal protein L5, with protein MLKQTYKEKVVPALLEKFNYSSIMEVPRIEKIVLNMTAGKEVSNSKAIEEVLNELTLISSQKPFQTKAKKSNASWKLREGMPMGGKVTLRRDRMWDFLEKLINVAMPRIRDFRGANPKAFDGRGNFALGIKEEIIFPEIEFDKIRRIKGLDVLIVTSAKTNKEAKTLLELLGVPFEKKGAK; from the coding sequence ATGTTAAAACAAACTTATAAAGAAAAAGTTGTACCTGCTTTATTAGAAAAATTCAACTACTCATCTATCATGGAAGTTCCAAGAATTGAAAAAATCGTGTTAAACATGACTGCTGGAAAAGAAGTTTCAAACTCAAAAGCTATTGAAGAAGTTTTAAACGAACTTACTTTAATCTCATCTCAAAAACCATTTCAAACTAAAGCTAAAAAATCAAACGCTTCATGAAAACTTCGTGAAGGAATGCCTATGGGAGGGAAAGTTACTCTTCGTAGAGATAGAATGTGAGACTTTTTAGAAAAATTAATTAACGTTGCAATGCCACGTATTAGAGATTTCCGTGGTGCAAATCCTAAAGCATTTGATGGAAGAGGAAATTTCGCTTTAGGTATTAAAGAAGAAATTATCTTCCCAGAAATCGAATTTGACAAAATTCGTCGTATTAAAGGACTTGACGTTCTTATTGTAACATCAGCAAAAACTAACAAAGAAGCTAAAACTCTTTTAGAATTATTAGGTGTACCATTTGAAAAAAAAGGAGCTAAATAA
- the rpsO gene encoding 30S ribosomal protein S15 — protein MVSKNRKAELIKQFGKNEKDTGNAVVQIAILTEHIESLKEHFKNNPKDNHSRRGFLAKISQRKVLLKHLKESDFNAYSQCIEALNIRK, from the coding sequence ATGGTTTCAAAAAATAGAAAAGCTGAATTAATCAAACAATTTGGTAAAAATGAAAAAGATACAGGAAATGCTGTTGTTCAAATCGCAATCTTAACAGAACACATTGAATCTTTAAAAGAACACTTCAAAAATAATCCAAAAGATAATCACTCACGTAGAGGATTTTTAGCTAAAATTTCTCAACGTAAAGTTCTTTTAAAACACTTAAAAGAATCTGATTTTAACGCATACAGCCAATGTATTGAAGCATTAAACATTCGTAAATAA
- a CDS encoding MHO_1590 family protein, producing the protein MKKRKYKIFILISLVLIVSASGYYAYRYFAKKQTNTKPIVKQPKPPITIKSKFPKLESNYFNSFIKTNNFNTNYIDDEIALAIVQDIATRINAANGSLYFDYKIINKQEIHIFFKWQYNDEIEEKQYQVLLKS; encoded by the coding sequence ATGAAGAAAAGGAAATATAAAATTTTTATTTTAATTAGCTTGGTATTGATTGTTTCTGCAAGTGGGTATTATGCTTATAGATATTTTGCTAAAAAGCAAACTAATACTAAACCCATAGTCAAACAACCAAAACCACCAATTACCATTAAAAGCAAATTTCCAAAACTAGAAAGCAATTATTTTAACTCCTTTATCAAAACAAATAATTTTAATACTAATTACATTGATGATGAAATAGCATTAGCAATTGTGCAAGATATAGCAACCAGAATTAATGCCGCTAATGGTAGCTTATATTTTGATTATAAAATCATTAACAAACAAGAAATTCACATTTTTTTCAAATGACAGTACAATGATGAAATTGAAGAAAAACAATATCAAGTTTTATTAAAATCATAA
- the proS gene encoding proline--tRNA ligase, which translates to MKNELEKITPLEKDFARWYTDVVKNGNLISYGPAKGTIIFKPNSYGIWELIQFNLNKVFRAKGIQNVYLPLLIPEHLFEKEKDHVQGFNPELATVTKVGDRDLNEKLYIRPTSEVLFADFFKKSIVSYNDLPLVYNQWANVLRWEKTTNPFLRTREFLWQEGHTCHSTAIEARKLTISMINTYAKFLKKYLAIPVIVGKKTPHEKFAGACSTYTVEAMMKDGKALQAGTSHYLAQNFSKPYEITFKNKNNELEHVYQTSWGVTTRLIGAIIMTHGDNRGIIIPPKVAPTQIDVLELFSKKSPKVSEVAKKLYADLSRVYRVNLDNSDKNPGFKAANSEIQGVPLRIEVGPRDLEKNEVTIVRRDTLEKINVNLKDVKTTVKFLLEDIHQNLYNRAKQNLDDNTVYANSYDEFVELIKQNKFVIAPFCCLSEAEEKIKQETGATTRCIPRTMTKPAKNVECIFTNCKKKTNRYVIFAKAY; encoded by the coding sequence ATGAAAAATGAATTAGAAAAGATTACCCCATTAGAAAAAGATTTTGCAAGATGATATACAGATGTTGTTAAAAACGGAAACTTAATATCTTATGGTCCTGCAAAGGGAACAATTATTTTTAAACCTAATTCATATGGTATATGAGAACTTATTCAATTCAATTTAAATAAAGTTTTTAGAGCTAAAGGTATTCAAAATGTTTATTTACCATTATTAATTCCTGAGCATTTATTCGAAAAAGAAAAAGATCATGTTCAAGGATTTAATCCAGAGCTTGCTACAGTTACCAAAGTTGGTGATAGAGACTTAAACGAAAAGCTTTATATTCGTCCTACATCAGAAGTTTTATTCGCAGATTTTTTTAAAAAATCAATTGTATCATATAATGATTTACCACTAGTTTATAATCAATGAGCTAATGTTTTAAGATGAGAAAAAACTACTAATCCTTTTTTAAGAACTAGAGAGTTTTTATGACAAGAAGGACATACATGTCATTCAACAGCAATCGAAGCTAGAAAACTAACCATCTCAATGATTAACACTTATGCTAAATTCTTAAAAAAATATTTAGCTATACCTGTTATAGTTGGTAAAAAAACTCCACATGAAAAATTTGCTGGTGCTTGTTCAACTTATACTGTTGAAGCGATGATGAAAGATGGTAAAGCACTTCAAGCTGGTACTAGTCATTATTTAGCACAAAACTTTTCAAAACCATATGAAATTACATTTAAAAATAAGAATAATGAATTAGAACATGTGTATCAAACTTCATGAGGTGTAACTACTAGATTAATAGGTGCGATAATTATGACCCACGGTGACAATCGTGGTATTATTATCCCTCCTAAAGTAGCTCCAACTCAAATTGACGTTCTTGAGTTATTTAGCAAAAAATCTCCAAAAGTATCAGAAGTTGCTAAAAAACTTTATGCTGATTTATCTAGAGTATACCGTGTTAATTTAGATAACAGCGATAAAAACCCTGGATTTAAAGCTGCAAATAGTGAAATTCAAGGTGTTCCACTAAGAATCGAAGTTGGTCCTAGAGACTTAGAAAAAAATGAAGTAACTATTGTGCGTAGAGATACTTTAGAAAAAATCAATGTTAACCTTAAAGATGTTAAAACTACTGTTAAATTCTTACTTGAAGATATTCATCAAAATCTTTATAATCGTGCTAAACAAAACTTAGATGATAACACAGTTTATGCTAATAGTTATGATGAATTTGTTGAACTTATTAAACAAAATAAATTTGTAATTGCTCCATTTTGTTGTTTAAGTGAAGCTGAAGAAAAGATTAAACAAGAAACCGGTGCAACTACAAGATGTATCCCTAGAACAATGACGAAACCTGCTAAAAATGTGGAATGTATTTTCACAAATTGTAAGAAAAAAACCAATAGATATGTTATATTTGCAAAAGCATATTAA
- the rpsH gene encoding 30S ribosomal protein S8, which translates to MFITDPISDLIVRIKNANIRKHKTVSIPYSVKKEAIVKLILEEGYISSYAVEGEGTKKAIVVTLKYKKGQAAIVGIKRVSKPGLRVYVKSEEIPSVLSGYGTVIISTSKGLMTGKEARKENVGGEIIAYIW; encoded by the coding sequence ATGTTTATTACAGATCCAATTTCAGATTTAATCGTTCGTATTAAAAATGCTAACATCAGAAAGCATAAAACTGTATCAATTCCTTATTCAGTTAAAAAAGAAGCTATTGTTAAGTTAATTTTAGAAGAAGGGTACATTAGTTCATACGCTGTTGAAGGTGAAGGAACTAAAAAAGCTATTGTTGTTACATTAAAATACAAAAAAGGTCAAGCTGCTATTGTTGGAATTAAAAGAGTTTCAAAACCTGGACTTAGAGTTTATGTTAAGTCAGAAGAAATTCCTTCAGTTCTATCAGGATACGGAACAGTTATTATTTCTACATCAAAAGGTCTTATGACTGGAAAAGAAGCTAGAAAGGAAAATGTTGGTGGTGAAATCATCGCTTACATTTGATAG
- the rplF gene encoding 50S ribosomal protein L6, with translation MSRVGNRILTIPAGTTVTVEGTKVTVKGKLGTLEREFSSLITINVEDNLVKTLRANEAKHTKQLHGTTNAHISNMIEGVTNGFKKDLEIKGVGYKAVLKGNQLEISAGYSHPVVLDIPEDVKVTIGKPTEVSVSGINKQSVGHFAAVVRGVRKPNVYSGKGISYKGEQIRRKEGKTASK, from the coding sequence ATGTCTCGTGTTGGAAATAGAATATTAACAATTCCTGCAGGAACTACTGTTACTGTAGAAGGTACTAAAGTTACTGTTAAAGGTAAATTAGGTACATTAGAAAGAGAATTTAGCTCTTTAATCACAATTAATGTAGAAGATAACTTAGTAAAAACACTTCGTGCAAACGAAGCAAAACACACAAAACAATTACACGGAACCACAAATGCACACATTTCAAACATGATTGAAGGTGTTACAAATGGGTTCAAAAAAGATTTAGAAATTAAAGGGGTTGGGTACAAAGCTGTATTAAAAGGTAACCAATTAGAAATTTCTGCTGGTTATTCACACCCTGTTGTTTTAGATATTCCAGAAGATGTAAAAGTTACAATTGGTAAACCAACTGAAGTATCAGTTAGCGGAATTAACAAACAAAGCGTAGGGCACTTTGCTGCTGTAGTTCGTGGTGTAAGAAAACCTAATGTTTATTCAGGAAAAGGTATTTCTTACAAAGGTGAACAAATTAGACGTAAGGAAGGAAAAACAGCTTCTAAATAA
- the recA gene encoding recombinase RecA — MEQNRKTEDQIGIENKKIIKNTLQEIEKKFGKESIMLLGDVPDVSVDTFHSGSYALDYALGIGGFPKGRIVEIYGPESCGKTTLTLHTIAEVQKNNGVAAFIDAEHSIDSGYAASIGVDIDNLILAQPDSGEQALEIVDILAKTGAVDLIVVDSVAALVPEAELNGEMVDQQIGAQARLMSKALRKITGNLNKNKTTIIFINQIREKVGVIFGNPETTPGGRALKFYSSIRIEVRKGQAINESKDIVGNEVKFKIVKNKLSAPYKNTQSEIYFSKGIDKTSELVDIAIANNIFEKKGSWYSYQDKNIGQGKKNIKEFIESNPELKDLIISSISKLNTQ, encoded by the coding sequence ATGGAACAAAATAGAAAAACTGAAGATCAAATTGGAATTGAAAATAAGAAAATAATTAAAAATACCTTACAAGAAATTGAGAAAAAATTTGGAAAAGAATCAATTATGCTTTTAGGTGATGTACCTGATGTATCTGTTGATACTTTTCACAGTGGAAGCTATGCATTGGATTATGCTTTAGGTATTGGTGGATTTCCTAAAGGGAGAATTGTAGAAATTTATGGACCTGAAAGTTGTGGTAAAACCACTTTAACATTACACACTATTGCTGAAGTTCAAAAGAACAATGGAGTAGCAGCTTTTATTGATGCTGAGCATTCAATTGATTCAGGATATGCTGCAAGCATAGGGGTTGATATAGATAATTTAATTCTAGCTCAACCAGATAGTGGAGAACAAGCTTTAGAAATAGTTGATATTTTAGCCAAAACTGGTGCAGTAGATTTAATTGTTGTAGATTCAGTAGCTGCTTTAGTACCTGAAGCTGAATTAAATGGAGAAATGGTAGATCAACAAATTGGTGCTCAAGCTCGCTTAATGTCTAAAGCTTTAAGAAAAATAACTGGTAATCTTAATAAAAATAAAACTACTATTATTTTTATTAACCAAATTAGAGAAAAAGTTGGAGTTATTTTTGGTAATCCTGAAACTACTCCTGGTGGTAGAGCTTTAAAATTCTATTCAAGCATTAGAATTGAAGTACGTAAAGGTCAAGCAATCAATGAATCTAAAGACATTGTAGGTAATGAAGTTAAATTTAAAATAGTAAAAAACAAATTATCAGCTCCATATAAAAATACTCAAAGTGAAATTTACTTCTCAAAAGGTATTGATAAAACTAGTGAACTTGTAGATATTGCAATTGCAAATAATATTTTTGAGAAAAAAGGTTCTTGATATAGCTATCAAGATAAAAACATTGGACAAGGAAAGAAAAATATTAAGGAATTTATTGAATCAAATCCCGAATTAAAAGATTTAATTATTTCATCAATTTCAAAGTTGAATACACAATAA
- the rpsE gene encoding 30S ribosomal protein S5, which yields MENQKNIKATEQAGTKEVSAKRVASKPNKDNQKPERRFANRRPRRQRQESEFTEKVVDIARVTKVVKGGRRFSFSAFVVVGNKKGQVGYGHGKANEVPDAIKKAIKDAQNNLVTVPVVNGTVPHETKAKFLASRVMLKPAPKGKGLIASGTVRAVVELAGYTDIVTKTYGSRSKANTVKATVEALKTLRTVEQIADIRDKKVKDFE from the coding sequence ATGGAAAACCAAAAAAACATTAAAGCAACAGAACAAGCTGGAACAAAAGAAGTTTCTGCTAAAAGAGTTGCTTCAAAACCAAACAAAGATAACCAAAAACCAGAAAGACGTTTTGCAAACAGAAGACCAAGAAGACAAAGACAAGAATCAGAATTTACTGAAAAAGTAGTTGATATTGCTAGAGTTACTAAAGTTGTTAAAGGTGGAAGAAGATTTAGTTTTTCAGCCTTTGTTGTAGTAGGAAACAAAAAAGGTCAAGTTGGATATGGACACGGTAAGGCTAACGAAGTTCCAGATGCAATTAAAAAAGCTATCAAAGACGCTCAAAACAATTTAGTAACAGTACCAGTTGTTAATGGTACAGTACCACATGAAACTAAAGCTAAATTCTTAGCTTCTAGAGTTATGTTAAAACCAGCTCCAAAAGGAAAAGGACTTATTGCTTCAGGAACAGTACGTGCTGTAGTTGAGTTAGCAGGTTACACCGACATTGTTACAAAAACTTATGGATCACGTTCAAAAGCCAACACCGTAAAAGCTACTGTTGAAGCTCTTAAAACTTTAAGAACTGTAGAACAAATTGCAGATATTAGAGATAAAAAAGTAAAGGACTTTGAATAA
- a CDS encoding type Z 30S ribosomal protein S14, whose amino-acid sequence MARKALIEKAKRHPKFSTRAYTRCELCGRPHAVLRKYKVCRICFRNLAHEGKIPGMKKASW is encoded by the coding sequence ATGGCTAGAAAAGCATTAATCGAAAAAGCAAAACGTCACCCTAAATTCTCAACACGTGCTTACACACGTTGTGAATTATGTGGACGTCCTCATGCTGTTTTAAGAAAATATAAAGTATGTCGTATCTGTTTTAGAAACCTTGCACATGAAGGTAAAATTCCAGGTATGAAGAAAGCGAGTTGATAA
- the rplR gene encoding 50S ribosomal protein L18, whose translation MAKLSRNQARKVKHVRLRQHLSGTSTKPRLNVYKSHQNFYAQLIDDTKGITLASVSTLKDSTYGGNVAAAKELGLLMGDAINKLGIKEVVFDRSGYIFHGRVKAFAESVREKGVKF comes from the coding sequence ATGGCAAAATTATCAAGAAATCAAGCTAGAAAAGTTAAACACGTTCGTTTACGTCAACACTTATCTGGAACAAGCACAAAACCACGTTTAAATGTATATAAATCACACCAAAACTTTTATGCTCAACTTATTGATGATACTAAAGGTATTACATTAGCAAGTGTTTCTACACTTAAAGATTCTACTTATGGTGGAAATGTAGCTGCTGCTAAAGAATTAGGTTTATTAATGGGTGATGCTATTAATAAATTAGGTATTAAAGAAGTTGTTTTCGATCGTTCAGGATACATTTTCCATGGACGTGTTAAAGCATTTGCTGAATCTGTAAGAGAAAAAGGAGTTAAATTCTAG
- a CDS encoding TIGR00282 family metallophosphoesterase: MKHIKILFIGDIFGQPGLKTVEKLLPALIKEHQIDFVIAQGENTTGRKGLSLNDYQTMLNIGINAITMGNHIWANDEIFSFIENSNVIRPFNVSIDYPGLGSKEFKVNDITLRVTSMMGRSFNTLLKPWNEEMADDFFDAVDLLLDANQADFHFIDFHGETTSEKNVFGLYCDGKVDAICGTHTHVQTNDARVLPQGTCYITDAGMTGPQNCAIGANFEEVYKKMRYDAREPFKVSDNLCQFNAVVIKLYEDKSLNKIKPINIMNINY, translated from the coding sequence ATGAAACATATAAAAATATTATTTATAGGAGATATATTTGGACAACCTGGTTTAAAAACAGTAGAAAAATTATTACCAGCTTTAATCAAAGAACATCAAATTGATTTTGTTATTGCTCAAGGAGAAAATACAACTGGTAGAAAAGGATTGAGCTTAAATGACTATCAAACTATGTTAAACATTGGTATTAACGCTATTACTATGGGAAATCATATTTGAGCTAATGATGAAATATTTAGCTTTATTGAAAACTCTAATGTAATTCGTCCGTTTAATGTCTCAATTGATTATCCAGGATTAGGATCAAAAGAATTTAAAGTAAACGATATAACTTTAAGAGTTACTTCAATGATGGGAAGAAGTTTTAATACTTTATTAAAACCTTGAAATGAAGAAATGGCAGATGATTTTTTTGATGCAGTAGATTTATTGCTTGATGCTAACCAAGCAGATTTTCACTTTATTGATTTCCATGGTGAAACAACTAGTGAAAAAAATGTGTTTGGTTTATACTGTGATGGTAAAGTTGATGCTATTTGTGGTACTCATACTCATGTGCAAACTAATGATGCAAGAGTTTTACCACAAGGTACTTGTTATATTACTGATGCAGGTATGACAGGACCTCAAAATTGTGCTATTGGAGCAAATTTTGAAGAAGTGTATAAAAAGATGCGTTATGATGCAAGAGAACCATTTAAAGTAAGTGATAACCTATGTCAATTTAATGCTGTTGTAATTAAACTATATGAAGATAAATCATTAAATAAAATCAAACCTATAAATATTATGAACATTAATTACTAA
- a CDS encoding MG284/MPN403 family protein: MNYELDNDLTNDNETLLEKQLYVQQCKVIDEIFKTHDFYVLLLKEKLLRLKFMMKNKHDQIDLKQKQELLEEKIKGKGTLIEIVLKLMHPHTAWLIEKCYLDPETKFDGRWYLEHFSKTTFYKRKKEAVQEFVGYYFNHVL; the protein is encoded by the coding sequence ATGAATTATGAATTAGACAATGATTTAACAAATGATAATGAAACCCTCTTAGAAAAGCAACTTTATGTACAGCAATGTAAAGTGATAGATGAAATTTTTAAAACTCATGATTTTTATGTCTTGTTGTTAAAAGAAAAATTATTACGTTTAAAATTTATGATGAAAAACAAGCATGATCAAATCGATCTCAAACAAAAACAAGAATTATTAGAAGAAAAAATCAAAGGTAAAGGAACCTTAATTGAAATAGTTTTAAAATTAATGCATCCACATACTGCTTGATTAATTGAAAAATGTTATTTAGATCCTGAAACCAAATTTGATGGGAGATGGTATTTAGAACATTTTTCAAAAACTACTTTTTATAAAAGAAAAAAAGAAGCAGTGCAAGAATTTGTAGGTTATTACTTTAACCATGTTTTATAA